The proteins below come from a single Xenopus tropicalis strain Nigerian chromosome 9, UCB_Xtro_10.0, whole genome shotgun sequence genomic window:
- the nr4a2 gene encoding nuclear receptor subfamily 4 group A member 2 encodes MPCVQAQYGSSPQGASPASQSYTYHSSGEYSSDFLTPEFVKFSMDLTNTEITATTSLPSFSTFMDNYNTSYDVKPPCLYQMPLSGQQSSVKVEDIQMHGYQQHGHLPPQSEEMMSHSGSVYYKPSSPPTSSTPGFPVQHSPMWDNHGSLHSFNQNYVATRGGHVPRLSLFSFKQSPPGTPVSSCQMRFDGHHVSMNPETSGAHHVIDGQTFAVPNPIRKQASMGFPGLQLGHASQLIDSQVPSPPSRGSPSNEGLCAVCGDNAACQHYGVRTCEGCKGFFKRTVQKNAKYVCLANKNCPVDKRRRNRCQYCRFQKCLVVGMVKEVVRTDSLKGRRGRLPSKPKSPQEPSPPSPPVSLISALVRAHVDSNPAVSSLDYSRFQANPEYQMNGDDTQHIQQFYDLLTGSMEIIRGWAEKIPGFSELHKQDQDLLFESAFLELFVLRLAYRSNPAEGKLIFCNGVVLNRLQCVRGFGEWIDSIVDFSSNLHSMNIDISAFSCIAALAVITERHGLKEPKRVEELQNKIVNCLKDHVTFNNGGLNRPNYLSKLLGKLPELRTLCTQGLQRIFYLKLEDLVPPPAIIDKLFLDTLPF; translated from the exons ATGCCCTGTGTTCAGGCTCAGTATGGGTCATCGCCTCAAGGAGCCAGCCCAGCTTCCCAGAGCTACACTTACCACTCTTCAGGAGAATACAGCTCCGATTTCTTAACTCCAGAGTTTGTCAAGTTTAGCATGGACCTCACCAACACTGAAATCACTGCCACCACTTCTCTCCCCAGCTTTAGTACCTTTATGGACAACTACAACACAAGTTACGACGTCAAGCCTCCTTGCTTGTACCAAATGCCCCTCTCCGGCCAGCAGTCTTCTGTAAAAGTGGAAGATATACAGATGCACGGCTACCAACAGCACGGCCACCTACCGCCCCAAAGCGAGGAGATGATGTCCCATTCAGGCTCAGTCTACTACAAACCTTCATCGCCCCCCACTTCCAGTACCCCCGGTTTCCCTGTCCAACACAGCCCAATGTGGGATAACCATGGCTCTCTGCACAGTTTCAATCAAAACTATGTGGCCACCAGAGGAGGTCATGTCCCCAGGCTTTCCTTGTTCTCTTTTAAACAGTCTCCACCTGGAACGCCTGTGTCTAGTTGCCAGATGCGGTTTGATGGCCACCATGTGTCTATGAACCCCGAAACCTCAGGAGCCCACCATGTAATAGACGGACAGACATTTGCAGTCCCCAATCCCATCAGAAAACAGGCATCTATGGGCTTCCCTGGGCTACAGCTTGGTCATGCGTCGCAACTAATAGACAGCCAGGTACCTTCACCGCCTTCTAGAGGGTCTCCATCAAACGAGGGTCTCTGTGCTGTTTGTGGGGACAACGCTGCTTGCCAACACTATGGAGTTCGTACATGTGAAGGATGTAAAGGGTTCTTCAAG CGCACAGTGCAGAAAAATGCCAAATATGTTTGTTTAGCGAATAAGAACTGTCCGGTGGACAAAAGGCGTAGGAATAGATGTCAGTACTGCCGGTTCCAGAAGTGTCTGGTTGTCGGTATGGTCAAAGAAG TGGTCCGCACAGACAGTTTAAAAGGTCGGAGGGGTCGCTTGCCATCTAAGCCCAAGAGTCCCCAGGAACCATCGCCCCCCAGTCCCCCAGTGAGTCTGATCAGTGCACTAGTGAGAGCCCACGTCGACTCCAATCCGGCAGTGAGCAGTCTGGACTATTCTAGG TTTCAGGCTAACCCAGAGTATCAGATGAATGGAGACGATACACAACACATCCAACAGTTTTATGATCTGCTGACCGGTTCCATGGAGATCATTAGAGGTTGGGCAGAGAAGATCCCAGGATTCTCTGAGCTGCACAAACAGGACCAAGACCTGCTCTTTGAGTCTGCTTTCCTGGAACTTTTTGTCTTGCGACTGGCATACAG GTCTAACCCAGCAGAGGGTAAACTCATCTTCTGCAATGGGGTTGTACTCAACAGACTGCAGTGTGTTCGTGGTTTTGGAGAATGGATAGATTCCATCGTGGACTTTTCTTCCAACTTGCACAGCATGAACATAGATATATCAGCGTTCTCCTGTATTGCAGCCCTGGCCGTGATTACAG AGAGACACGGATTGAAAGAACCAAAAAGAGTAGAAGAACTccagaataaaattgtaaactgCCTCAAAGACCATGTGACTTTTAATAATGGGGGGTTAAATCGGCCCAATTACCTTTCCAAACTCTTAGGGAAACTGCCTGAACTTCGCACTTTGTGCACCCAAGGACTGCAACGCATATTCTACCTGAAGCTGGAAGACTTGGTACCTCCACCTGCCatcattgacaaattgtttctgGACACATTACCGTTTTAA
- the nr4a2 gene encoding nuclear receptor subfamily 4 group A member 2 isoform X1, producing MDNYNTSYDVKPPCLYQMPLSGQQSSVKVEDIQMHGYQQHGHLPPQSEEMMSHSGSVYYKPSSPPTSSTPGFPVQHSPMWDNHGSLHSFNQNYVATRGGHVPRLSLFSFKQSPPGTPVSSCQMRFDGHHVSMNPETSGAHHVIDGQTFAVPNPIRKQASMGFPGLQLGHASQLIDSQVPSPPSRGSPSNEGLCAVCGDNAACQHYGVRTCEGCKGFFKRTVQKNAKYVCLANKNCPVDKRRRNRCQYCRFQKCLVVGMVKEVVRTDSLKGRRGRLPSKPKSPQEPSPPSPPVSLISALVRAHVDSNPAVSSLDYSRFQANPEYQMNGDDTQHIQQFYDLLTGSMEIIRGWAEKIPGFSELHKQDQDLLFESAFLELFVLRLAYRSNPAEGKLIFCNGVVLNRLQCVRGFGEWIDSIVDFSSNLHSMNIDISAFSCIAALAVITERHGLKEPKRVEELQNKIVNCLKDHVTFNNGGLNRPNYLSKLLGKLPELRTLCTQGLQRIFYLKLEDLVPPPAIIDKLFLDTLPF from the exons ATGGACAACTACAACACAAGTTACGACGTCAAGCCTCCTTGCTTGTACCAAATGCCCCTCTCCGGCCAGCAGTCTTCTGTAAAAGTGGAAGATATACAGATGCACGGCTACCAACAGCACGGCCACCTACCGCCCCAAAGCGAGGAGATGATGTCCCATTCAGGCTCAGTCTACTACAAACCTTCATCGCCCCCCACTTCCAGTACCCCCGGTTTCCCTGTCCAACACAGCCCAATGTGGGATAACCATGGCTCTCTGCACAGTTTCAATCAAAACTATGTGGCCACCAGAGGAGGTCATGTCCCCAGGCTTTCCTTGTTCTCTTTTAAACAGTCTCCACCTGGAACGCCTGTGTCTAGTTGCCAGATGCGGTTTGATGGCCACCATGTGTCTATGAACCCCGAAACCTCAGGAGCCCACCATGTAATAGACGGACAGACATTTGCAGTCCCCAATCCCATCAGAAAACAGGCATCTATGGGCTTCCCTGGGCTACAGCTTGGTCATGCGTCGCAACTAATAGACAGCCAGGTACCTTCACCGCCTTCTAGAGGGTCTCCATCAAACGAGGGTCTCTGTGCTGTTTGTGGGGACAACGCTGCTTGCCAACACTATGGAGTTCGTACATGTGAAGGATGTAAAGGGTTCTTCAAG CGCACAGTGCAGAAAAATGCCAAATATGTTTGTTTAGCGAATAAGAACTGTCCGGTGGACAAAAGGCGTAGGAATAGATGTCAGTACTGCCGGTTCCAGAAGTGTCTGGTTGTCGGTATGGTCAAAGAAG TGGTCCGCACAGACAGTTTAAAAGGTCGGAGGGGTCGCTTGCCATCTAAGCCCAAGAGTCCCCAGGAACCATCGCCCCCCAGTCCCCCAGTGAGTCTGATCAGTGCACTAGTGAGAGCCCACGTCGACTCCAATCCGGCAGTGAGCAGTCTGGACTATTCTAGG TTTCAGGCTAACCCAGAGTATCAGATGAATGGAGACGATACACAACACATCCAACAGTTTTATGATCTGCTGACCGGTTCCATGGAGATCATTAGAGGTTGGGCAGAGAAGATCCCAGGATTCTCTGAGCTGCACAAACAGGACCAAGACCTGCTCTTTGAGTCTGCTTTCCTGGAACTTTTTGTCTTGCGACTGGCATACAG GTCTAACCCAGCAGAGGGTAAACTCATCTTCTGCAATGGGGTTGTACTCAACAGACTGCAGTGTGTTCGTGGTTTTGGAGAATGGATAGATTCCATCGTGGACTTTTCTTCCAACTTGCACAGCATGAACATAGATATATCAGCGTTCTCCTGTATTGCAGCCCTGGCCGTGATTACAG AGAGACACGGATTGAAAGAACCAAAAAGAGTAGAAGAACTccagaataaaattgtaaactgCCTCAAAGACCATGTGACTTTTAATAATGGGGGGTTAAATCGGCCCAATTACCTTTCCAAACTCTTAGGGAAACTGCCTGAACTTCGCACTTTGTGCACCCAAGGACTGCAACGCATATTCTACCTGAAGCTGGAAGACTTGGTACCTCCACCTGCCatcattgacaaattgtttctgGACACATTACCGTTTTAA